One Microbacterium trichothecenolyticum DNA window includes the following coding sequences:
- a CDS encoding ANTAR domain-containing response regulator translates to MTDQEAVPASAPAAPRRVVVAEDESLIRLDIVEILRDNGFDVVGEAGDGETAVQLATELRPDLVIMDVKMPQLDGISAAEKLSKNHIAPVVLLTAFSQKELVERASEAGALAYVVKPFTPNDLLPAIEIALARHEQIITLEAEVADMVERFETRKLVDRAKGLLNEKMGLSEPEAFRWIQKASMDRRLTMQDVAKAIIEQLAPKKG, encoded by the coding sequence GTGACTGATCAAGAAGCCGTTCCCGCCAGCGCCCCGGCGGCTCCCCGCCGCGTCGTCGTCGCGGAAGACGAGTCGCTCATCCGCCTCGACATCGTCGAGATCCTCCGCGACAACGGCTTCGACGTCGTCGGTGAGGCCGGCGACGGCGAGACCGCCGTCCAGCTCGCCACGGAGCTGCGCCCCGACCTCGTCATCATGGACGTGAAGATGCCGCAGCTCGACGGCATCAGCGCCGCCGAGAAGCTCAGCAAGAACCACATCGCCCCGGTCGTGCTGCTCACCGCCTTCAGCCAGAAAGAGCTCGTCGAGCGCGCCAGCGAGGCCGGCGCCCTGGCGTACGTGGTGAAGCCCTTCACCCCGAACGACCTGCTGCCCGCCATCGAGATCGCGCTCGCCCGTCACGAGCAGATCATCACGCTCGAGGCCGAGGTCGCCGACATGGTCGAGCGTTTCGAGACCCGCAAGCTCGTCGACCGTGCCAAGGGCCTGCTGAACGAGAAGATGGGCCTGAGCGAGCCCGAGGCGTTCCGCTGGATCCAGAAGGCCTCGATGGATCGGCGTCTCACCATGCAAGACGTCGCGAAGGCGATCATCGAGCAGCTGGCCCCGAAGAAGGGCTGA
- a CDS encoding hotdog fold thioesterase, with protein MSSTTPDTSPGLDWAKRRGMGALAEKMGIEWVEFSVDRCVATMPVEGNTQPIGLLHGGAYVVLGESLGSMAANLHAGAGRVAVGVDINATHTRSATSGVVTGVCTPIHLGRSLTVHEIAVSDEQGRRCSTIRITNMIKNAPAV; from the coding sequence ATGAGCTCTACGACACCCGACACCAGTCCCGGCCTCGACTGGGCGAAGCGGCGCGGAATGGGCGCCCTCGCCGAGAAGATGGGCATCGAGTGGGTGGAGTTCTCGGTCGACCGCTGCGTCGCGACCATGCCCGTAGAGGGCAACACCCAGCCCATCGGCCTGCTGCACGGCGGGGCCTATGTCGTGCTCGGCGAATCCCTCGGCTCGATGGCCGCCAACCTCCACGCCGGTGCCGGGCGCGTCGCCGTCGGCGTCGACATCAACGCCACGCACACCCGTTCGGCGACATCGGGCGTCGTCACGGGTGTGTGCACGCCCATCCACCTCGGCCGATCCCTCACGGTGCACGAGATCGCGGTGTCCGATGAGCAGGGGCGGCGCTGTTCGACTATCCGCATCACGAACATGATCAAGAACGCCCCCGCGGTCTGA
- the polA gene encoding DNA polymerase I, which yields MTDAEKPTLLVVDGHSLAYRAFYALPVDNFSTKDGQHTNGIYGFLSMFVNLVKAEKPTHLAVAFDTSRQSFRTREYAEYKANRSESPAEFKGQIPLLQDCLRAMGVPVLTKEDFEADDILATLATQGEAQGFEVLVCSGDRDTIQLVTDDVTLLYPNVQGVSQLKRYDTDAVIEKYGLPPAQYPDIAALVGETSDNLPGVPKVGEKTAVKWLTQWGSLDALLDNADKITGVVGNNLREHLDGVKRNRSLNRLLRDVELDVGPADLAVRPLDGQAVRDIFARLEFRTLLPRVFDALGGEGGDAAEETTPTATAPTPTTLDGPALATWADAADGAVGVSIALLGGDPVRVGLATADSAAEADWTPAVREALAAWLASDAPKLFADAKPQVKALARQGVAVAGIATDVVLAGWLVRPSFPDKTLADLVQRFLDEKLPESDPTQLVPETEGATPGQLAWFIRRVAEAQRAEMPDSVARVLDEIELPTLTALADMELAGVSVSHDKLSSFSNELAARADALAADAYAAIGHEVNLGSPKQLQEVLFDELQLPKTRKTKSGYTTDAAALADLQESAPHPFLDLLLKHREATKLKQIIDALDAATAPDGRVHTTYVQTGSQTGRLSSTDPNLQNIPIRTEESRRIRAAFEVGEGYETLLTADYSQIEMRIMAHLSGDPGLIEAFNSGEDLHRFVGARVFGVEPADVTPAMRTKVKAMSYGLVYGLSAFGLSKQLRIEQSEAKKLMLEYFARFGAVRDYLRGSVEQARQDGYTETIFGRRRPFPDLTSMNRVLRENAERAALNAPIQGSAADIMKVALFRVRDELTSAGLRSRVLLQIHDELVVEVAAGEWDAVERIVRARMADAAELSVPLDVQIGRGGDWDEAGH from the coding sequence GTGACGGATGCCGAAAAGCCTACTCTCCTCGTCGTCGACGGCCACTCGTTGGCCTACCGGGCGTTCTACGCCCTGCCGGTCGACAACTTCTCGACGAAAGACGGCCAGCACACCAACGGCATCTACGGCTTCCTGTCGATGTTCGTCAACCTCGTCAAAGCCGAGAAGCCGACCCACCTGGCGGTCGCCTTCGACACGTCACGGCAGTCGTTCCGTACGCGCGAGTACGCCGAGTACAAGGCGAACCGCAGCGAGTCGCCCGCCGAGTTCAAGGGCCAGATCCCGTTGCTGCAGGACTGCCTGCGCGCCATGGGCGTGCCGGTGCTGACGAAAGAAGACTTCGAGGCCGACGACATCCTCGCCACCCTCGCGACGCAGGGTGAGGCGCAGGGCTTCGAGGTGCTGGTGTGTTCGGGCGACCGCGACACCATCCAGCTCGTCACCGACGACGTCACGCTGCTGTACCCGAACGTGCAGGGAGTGTCGCAGCTGAAGCGCTACGACACCGACGCGGTGATCGAGAAGTACGGTCTCCCCCCCGCGCAGTACCCCGACATCGCGGCCCTGGTCGGCGAGACCAGCGACAACCTGCCCGGTGTGCCCAAAGTCGGCGAGAAGACCGCAGTGAAGTGGCTGACGCAGTGGGGCTCGCTCGACGCCCTGCTCGACAATGCCGACAAGATCACCGGCGTCGTCGGTAACAACCTGCGCGAGCACCTCGACGGCGTCAAGCGCAACCGCTCGCTCAACCGCCTGCTGCGCGACGTCGAGCTCGACGTCGGTCCCGCCGACCTGGCGGTGCGTCCCCTCGACGGGCAGGCCGTACGCGATATCTTCGCGCGCCTCGAGTTCCGCACGCTCCTGCCGCGAGTGTTCGACGCACTCGGTGGCGAGGGCGGCGACGCCGCCGAAGAGACGACACCGACCGCGACCGCTCCCACTCCGACCACTCTCGACGGCCCGGCGCTGGCGACGTGGGCCGACGCAGCCGACGGTGCGGTCGGCGTGAGCATCGCGCTGCTGGGCGGAGATCCCGTGCGGGTCGGCCTCGCCACCGCCGACAGCGCCGCCGAGGCCGACTGGACGCCCGCGGTGCGCGAGGCCCTGGCCGCCTGGCTGGCCTCCGACGCCCCCAAACTGTTCGCCGATGCCAAGCCCCAGGTGAAGGCGCTGGCCCGACAGGGCGTCGCCGTCGCGGGGATCGCGACGGACGTCGTGCTCGCCGGTTGGCTCGTACGCCCCAGCTTCCCCGACAAGACGCTCGCCGACCTCGTGCAGCGCTTCCTCGACGAAAAGCTCCCCGAGTCCGACCCCACCCAGCTGGTGCCCGAGACCGAAGGCGCGACACCGGGCCAGCTCGCGTGGTTCATCCGTCGCGTGGCCGAGGCGCAGCGCGCCGAGATGCCCGACAGCGTGGCCCGAGTGCTCGACGAGATCGAGCTGCCGACGCTGACGGCACTGGCCGACATGGAGCTCGCCGGCGTCTCGGTCTCGCACGACAAGCTGTCGAGCTTCTCGAACGAGCTCGCCGCGCGTGCCGACGCCCTCGCCGCCGATGCGTACGCGGCCATCGGCCACGAGGTGAACCTCGGCTCGCCGAAGCAGCTGCAAGAGGTGCTGTTCGACGAGCTGCAACTGCCCAAGACACGCAAGACGAAGAGCGGATACACGACGGATGCGGCGGCCCTCGCCGACCTGCAAGAAAGCGCGCCGCATCCCTTCCTCGACCTGCTGCTCAAGCACCGCGAGGCGACCAAGCTCAAGCAGATCATCGACGCCCTCGACGCCGCCACGGCGCCCGACGGTCGCGTTCACACCACCTACGTGCAGACCGGCAGCCAGACGGGGCGCCTGTCGAGCACCGATCCCAACCTGCAGAACATCCCGATCCGCACGGAGGAGAGCCGCCGCATCCGGGCGGCCTTCGAGGTCGGCGAGGGCTACGAGACTCTGCTGACGGCCGACTACTCGCAGATCGAGATGCGGATCATGGCGCACCTGTCGGGCGATCCCGGCCTGATCGAGGCGTTCAACTCCGGTGAAGACCTGCACCGCTTCGTCGGCGCGCGCGTGTTCGGCGTCGAGCCGGCCGACGTGACCCCGGCCATGCGCACGAAGGTCAAGGCCATGTCGTACGGCCTGGTCTACGGCCTGTCGGCCTTCGGGCTGTCGAAGCAGCTGCGCATCGAGCAGTCCGAGGCCAAGAAGCTCATGCTCGAATACTTCGCCCGCTTCGGCGCCGTGCGCGACTACCTGCGCGGCTCTGTCGAGCAGGCCCGGCAAGACGGCTACACCGAGACCATCTTCGGCCGGCGTCGGCCGTTCCCCGACCTCACGAGCATGAATCGCGTGCTGCGCGAGAATGCCGAGCGGGCGGCGCTGAACGCTCCCATCCAGGGCAGCGCCGCCGACATCATGAAGGTCGCGCTCTTCCGCGTCCGCGACGAGCTGACATCCGCTGGTCTGCGTTCGCGAGTGCTGCTGCAGATCCACGACGAGCTCGTCGTCGAGGTCGCCGCGGGGGAGTGGGATGCGGTGGAGCGGATCGTTCGCGCGCGCATGGCCGACGCCGCCGAACTGTCGGTGCCGCTCGACGTACAGATCGGTCGTGGCGGCGACTGGGACGAAGCGGGGCACTGA
- a CDS encoding DUF885 domain-containing protein — MTDVQRTPTPIDTIADAWVDTLAERIPTLATYIGRDEYNASFGDYSPDGAEALVGDARATKAALEAAEPVDAIDTVTKMDLVRELDLMIEKHEAKTHLRDLNVIASPAQDIRATFDLMPTATVDDWATISTRMKALPAAVEGYVQTLRRGIAEGVVPARRQVREVLAQIGRYTADTGFFAEFVATAAPAEGQLPASLARELDHNAGAARVAYDALGSFLASELAPVAGETDGVGRELYALHSRHFLGAEIDLDETYEWGVEELARMVAEQEAIANEILPGATVEEAVAFLEKDESRKLRGTKALQEWMQRTSDKAVEELGRTHFDIAEPIRKLECMIAPTNEGGIYYTGPTDDFSRPGRMWWSVPEGVDTFDTWRELTTVYHEGVPGHHLQIAQAVYNRAELNSWRRLLAGTSGHAEGWALYAERLMEQLGYLDDPADRLGMLDGQRMRAARVVLDIGVHLGKPRLDGTGVWDHDYALAFMLKNVNMSEEFVRFEVNRYLGWPGQAPSYKVGQRIWEQVRDDEQERRGAAFSMKQFHTRALEIGGVGLDTLRAALASV; from the coding sequence ATGACTGACGTACAACGCACCCCCACGCCGATCGACACGATCGCCGACGCGTGGGTCGACACCCTCGCCGAGCGCATCCCGACGCTGGCGACCTACATCGGACGCGACGAGTACAACGCAAGCTTCGGCGACTACAGCCCCGACGGTGCCGAGGCCCTCGTGGGCGATGCCCGCGCGACGAAGGCCGCCCTCGAGGCCGCCGAGCCCGTCGACGCGATCGACACGGTCACGAAGATGGACCTGGTGCGCGAGCTCGATCTCATGATCGAAAAGCACGAGGCGAAGACGCACCTGCGGGATCTGAACGTCATCGCTTCTCCCGCGCAGGACATCCGCGCGACCTTCGACCTCATGCCGACGGCCACCGTCGATGACTGGGCCACGATCTCGACGCGGATGAAGGCTCTGCCCGCCGCGGTCGAGGGGTACGTGCAGACCCTGCGTCGCGGCATCGCCGAGGGCGTCGTCCCCGCTCGTCGACAGGTGCGCGAGGTCCTGGCGCAAATCGGTCGCTACACCGCTGACACGGGCTTCTTCGCCGAGTTCGTCGCGACCGCCGCCCCCGCCGAGGGACAGCTGCCCGCCTCGCTCGCTCGCGAACTCGACCACAACGCCGGCGCCGCGCGCGTGGCGTACGACGCGCTCGGGTCGTTCCTCGCGTCCGAGCTCGCCCCCGTCGCGGGCGAGACCGACGGCGTCGGACGTGAGCTGTACGCCCTGCACTCGCGCCACTTCCTCGGTGCCGAGATCGACCTCGACGAGACGTACGAGTGGGGCGTCGAGGAACTCGCGCGCATGGTCGCCGAGCAGGAGGCGATCGCGAACGAGATCCTGCCCGGCGCCACCGTGGAAGAGGCCGTCGCGTTCCTCGAGAAGGACGAGTCGCGCAAACTCCGCGGCACGAAGGCCCTGCAGGAGTGGATGCAGCGCACGAGCGACAAGGCCGTCGAGGAGCTCGGGCGGACGCACTTCGACATCGCCGAGCCCATCCGCAAGCTCGAGTGCATGATCGCTCCCACCAATGAGGGCGGCATCTACTACACCGGCCCCACCGACGACTTCTCTCGGCCCGGTCGCATGTGGTGGTCGGTGCCCGAGGGCGTCGACACCTTCGACACGTGGCGCGAGCTGACCACGGTCTATCACGAGGGGGTTCCGGGCCACCATCTGCAGATCGCGCAGGCCGTCTACAACCGCGCCGAGCTCAACTCGTGGCGGCGCCTGCTGGCGGGCACGAGCGGACACGCCGAGGGGTGGGCCCTGTACGCCGAGCGCCTCATGGAGCAGCTCGGCTACCTCGACGATCCCGCCGACCGCCTGGGCATGCTCGATGGCCAGCGGATGCGGGCTGCGCGCGTGGTGCTCGACATCGGCGTGCACCTGGGCAAGCCGCGCCTGGACGGCACCGGCGTCTGGGATCACGACTACGCGCTGGCCTTCATGCTCAAGAACGTCAACATGAGCGAGGAGTTCGTGCGTTTCGAGGTCAACCGCTATCTCGGCTGGCCCGGCCAGGCGCCGTCGTACAAGGTGGGTCAGCGCATCTGGGAGCAGGTGCGCGACGACGAGCAGGAGCGCCGCGGCGCGGCTTTCTCGATGAAGCAGTTCCACACGCGCGCCCTCGAGATCGGCGGCGTCGGTCTCGACACGCTGCGTGCTGCTCTGGCATCCGTGTGA
- a CDS encoding LLM class flavin-dependent oxidoreductase produces the protein MDATPVELGIDTFGDISRGPDGSLLSDAQTIRNVVEQATLADQVGLSFFGVGEHHRKDFAVTSPEIVLAAAAARTRDIHLGTAVTVLSSDDPVRVYERFATLDAISNGRAEVILGRGSFIESFPLFGYDLSDYEQLFEEKLELFSLLLDEKPVTWSGRTRAGLRDADVYPKTENGLTAWVGVGGSPESVVRAARYGYGLVLAIIGGSSARFRPFADLYRRSLQEFGKPAMPISVHSPGHVAETDQQAWDEAYEGVAELNNTIGRERGWPAYDRLRFQHDVGPEGSMYVGSPETVATKIAATVRGLGASRFQMKFASGSISHDRLMSGIELYGTRVLPLVREMLADAPVAS, from the coding sequence ATGGACGCCACCCCCGTCGAACTGGGTATCGACACCTTCGGAGACATCTCTCGCGGCCCCGACGGATCGCTGCTGTCCGACGCACAGACCATCCGCAACGTCGTCGAGCAGGCGACACTCGCCGACCAGGTCGGGCTGTCGTTCTTCGGCGTGGGGGAGCACCACCGCAAGGACTTCGCCGTCACGAGCCCCGAGATCGTGCTGGCCGCGGCCGCGGCGCGCACGAGAGACATCCATCTCGGCACCGCTGTCACGGTGCTGTCGTCCGATGACCCGGTGCGTGTCTACGAGCGCTTCGCGACCCTGGATGCCATCTCGAACGGTCGTGCCGAGGTCATCCTCGGGCGCGGGTCGTTCATCGAGTCCTTCCCCCTGTTCGGTTACGACCTGAGCGACTACGAGCAACTGTTCGAGGAGAAGCTCGAACTGTTCTCGCTCCTTCTCGACGAGAAGCCGGTCACGTGGTCGGGACGCACGCGGGCCGGCCTCCGAGATGCCGATGTGTATCCGAAGACCGAGAACGGCCTGACGGCGTGGGTCGGTGTCGGGGGTTCGCCCGAGTCGGTCGTGCGCGCCGCGCGCTACGGCTACGGCCTCGTGCTCGCCATCATCGGGGGATCGTCGGCCCGCTTCCGGCCGTTCGCCGACCTGTACCGCCGGTCGCTGCAGGAGTTCGGCAAGCCCGCGATGCCGATCTCGGTGCACTCACCCGGTCACGTCGCCGAGACCGACCAGCAGGCCTGGGACGAGGCCTACGAGGGCGTGGCCGAGCTGAACAACACCATCGGACGCGAGCGCGGATGGCCCGCGTACGACCGCCTGCGGTTCCAGCACGACGTGGGACCGGAGGGGTCGATGTACGTGGGGTCACCCGAGACGGTCGCGACGAAGATCGCGGCGACCGTCCGGGGCCTCGGCGCCTCGCGCTTCCAGATGAAGTTCGCCAGCGGCTCGATCTCACACGACCGCCTGATGTCGGGCATCGAGCTCTACGGCACCCGTGTGCTGCCCCTCGTGCGCGAGATGCTCGCCGACGCCCCCGTCGCCTCGTGA
- a CDS encoding MFS transporter has product MSTHTDTVRVSERLDALPFTRRHAKILGGSGLGWALDAMDVGLVSFIIAALSVQWQLAPAEASWIASAGFAGMAIGASLGGLLADRFGRRQVFALTLLVYGLATGASALVGGLAALLVLRFVVGLGLGAELPVASTYVSEFAPARIRGRLIVFLEAFWAIGWTAAALIGYLVVPSSADGWRWAFALGAIPAVYALIVRWSLPESPRWLAARGRNTEAVAIVRDLEAAAGRISLEPAAEGVAASAPAPRARVGALWAPALRARTASLWVLWFCVNFSYYGAFIWIPTILVAQGYDLVRSFGFTLVITLAQLPGYAVAAWLIEAWGRRATLATFLAGSAVAAVLFGTATGEAAVIATGMMLSFFNLGAWGALYAATPETYPTSLRATGAGWAAGVGRIASILAPLSVPPLLGLGGAPLLFVVFAAFFAVAVVAALFLREQCGRALA; this is encoded by the coding sequence GTGAGCACCCACACCGACACCGTGCGGGTGTCCGAGCGTCTCGATGCTCTGCCGTTCACCCGGCGTCATGCGAAGATCCTCGGCGGGTCGGGGCTCGGCTGGGCCCTGGATGCCATGGACGTCGGGCTCGTCTCGTTCATCATCGCGGCCCTGAGCGTGCAGTGGCAGCTCGCCCCCGCCGAGGCGTCGTGGATCGCCTCCGCGGGCTTCGCGGGCATGGCGATCGGAGCGAGCCTGGGCGGACTGCTCGCGGACCGGTTCGGACGACGTCAGGTCTTCGCGCTCACGCTGCTCGTGTACGGCCTCGCAACGGGCGCCAGCGCGCTCGTGGGCGGCCTGGCCGCACTGCTCGTGCTGCGCTTCGTGGTGGGTCTCGGACTCGGCGCCGAGCTGCCCGTCGCCTCCACCTATGTCAGCGAGTTCGCCCCGGCCCGTATCCGCGGCCGTCTCATCGTCTTCCTCGAGGCGTTCTGGGCGATCGGCTGGACCGCCGCCGCTCTCATCGGCTACCTCGTGGTGCCGTCGTCGGCCGACGGCTGGCGGTGGGCATTCGCCCTCGGGGCGATCCCCGCCGTTTACGCCCTCATCGTTCGATGGAGCCTGCCGGAATCGCCGCGCTGGCTGGCCGCACGGGGGCGCAACACCGAAGCCGTCGCCATCGTGCGCGATCTCGAGGCCGCCGCAGGTCGCATCTCGCTCGAGCCCGCGGCGGAGGGGGTCGCGGCATCCGCTCCCGCCCCGCGCGCTCGGGTCGGCGCACTGTGGGCGCCCGCGCTGCGTGCGCGCACCGCGAGCCTGTGGGTGCTGTGGTTCTGCGTGAACTTCTCGTACTACGGCGCGTTCATCTGGATCCCGACGATCCTCGTCGCGCAGGGCTACGACCTCGTGCGTTCGTTCGGGTTCACCCTCGTCATCACGCTCGCCCAGCTGCCCGGGTATGCGGTGGCGGCGTGGCTCATCGAGGCGTGGGGACGGCGGGCGACGCTCGCCACCTTCCTCGCCGGTTCCGCCGTGGCGGCGGTGCTGTTCGGCACGGCCACGGGGGAAGCCGCCGTCATCGCGACGGGCATGATGCTGTCGTTCTTCAACCTCGGTGCCTGGGGTGCGCTGTACGCCGCGACCCCCGAGACGTACCCGACGTCGCTGCGGGCCACCGGTGCCGGGTGGGCGGCCGGGGTGGGCCGTATCGCGTCGATCCTCGCGCCGCTGTCGGTTCCGCCGCTGCTGGGCCTGGGCGGTGCGCCGCTGCTCTTCGTCGTGTTCGCGGCGTTCTTCGCCGTCGCCGTGGTCGCCGCGCTCTTCCTACGTGAGCAGTGCGGCCGCGCGCTCGCCTGA
- a CDS encoding SGNH/GDSL hydrolase family protein, with translation MASVRYVAIGDSFTEGVGDELPDGTVRGWADLAAQGWADAAGEPIQYANLAIRGKLIRPIVEQQLEPALALKPTHLSFNGGGNDMLRPRADLEGIVGLFEHVLSRCDEEGVRLIVLSGANPSAGLPLGRVLQTRGDRLSSAVEKRLSARDDVITAYNWFDRELAGGEFWSVDRLHMNPRGHHRVAARVLTSLGLQAPGEWWRLRDIPEIERLKGSAYYREHVAPWVRRRLTGTSSGDNRQAKFGGGWVQLSPGG, from the coding sequence ATGGCATCCGTGCGCTACGTCGCGATCGGCGACTCGTTCACCGAAGGGGTCGGCGACGAACTACCCGACGGCACCGTGCGGGGGTGGGCGGACCTCGCCGCGCAGGGATGGGCGGATGCCGCGGGGGAGCCGATCCAGTACGCCAACCTCGCGATCCGCGGCAAGCTCATCCGACCGATCGTCGAGCAGCAGCTCGAGCCGGCGCTGGCGCTGAAGCCGACGCACCTGTCGTTCAACGGCGGCGGCAACGACATGCTGCGCCCGCGCGCCGACCTCGAGGGCATCGTCGGCCTGTTCGAGCACGTCCTGAGCCGGTGCGACGAGGAGGGCGTGCGGCTCATCGTGCTGTCCGGGGCGAACCCGTCGGCCGGTCTGCCGCTCGGCCGGGTGCTGCAGACGCGGGGCGACCGCCTGTCGTCCGCCGTCGAGAAGCGCCTGTCCGCGCGCGACGACGTCATCACCGCGTACAACTGGTTCGACCGGGAGCTGGCCGGCGGCGAGTTCTGGTCGGTCGACCGTCTGCACATGAACCCGCGCGGTCACCACCGCGTGGCAGCGCGCGTTCTCACCTCCCTCGGGCTGCAGGCCCCGGGGGAGTGGTGGCGTCTGCGCGACATCCCCGAGATCGAGCGGCTGAAGGGCTCGGCGTACTACCGGGAGCACGTGGCCCCGTGGGTGCGACGGCGCCTGACGGGCACGTCGTCGGGCGACAACCGGCAGGCGAAGTTCGGCGGCGGATGGGTGCAGCTCTCGCCGGGAGGGTGA
- a CDS encoding SDR family oxidoreductase produces MTLAIVTGTSSGIGLHTAVGLAQRGVSVVATVRDPARAEALRSAASDAGVELDIRALEVTDAEAARALVEAVGPVDILVNNAGRGAVGTLEQLTDEQLQEQLETNYLSVARLTRLVLPGMRERRSGRIVTVTSVGGVIGQPFSDAYCASKFAVEGLMQSLAPVVAPFGIDVSIVEPAAVASSFVDSVHRATPGPYAAQQQAYLDRAAASFANAQPADEAAETVIEAATTDDPRFRWQTSEAAVRFAGLSISDLSGARVLDVTSNWVR; encoded by the coding sequence ATGACTCTCGCCATCGTCACCGGAACATCCAGCGGTATCGGCCTCCACACCGCCGTCGGCCTCGCCCAGCGAGGTGTCTCGGTCGTCGCCACCGTGCGCGACCCCGCTCGCGCGGAGGCGCTGCGATCCGCGGCATCCGATGCCGGCGTCGAGCTCGACATCCGCGCCCTGGAGGTGACGGATGCCGAGGCCGCCCGGGCGCTCGTGGAAGCGGTGGGGCCCGTCGACATCCTGGTGAACAATGCCGGTCGCGGCGCCGTCGGAACGCTCGAGCAGCTCACCGACGAACAGCTGCAGGAGCAGCTCGAGACCAACTACCTCTCCGTCGCGCGTCTGACCCGCCTCGTCCTGCCCGGAATGCGCGAACGGCGAAGCGGCCGCATCGTGACGGTGACGAGCGTCGGGGGAGTGATCGGGCAGCCGTTCTCCGACGCGTACTGCGCGTCGAAGTTCGCCGTCGAGGGGCTCATGCAGTCGCTCGCCCCGGTGGTCGCCCCCTTCGGGATCGACGTGTCCATCGTCGAACCGGCCGCGGTGGCGTCGTCGTTCGTGGACTCGGTGCACCGCGCGACCCCCGGTCCGTACGCGGCGCAGCAGCAGGCCTACCTCGACCGCGCCGCCGCGTCGTTCGCGAACGCGCAGCCGGCGGACGAGGCGGCCGAGACCGTGATCGAGGCCGCGACCACCGACGACCCCCGCTTCCGCTGGCAGACGTCGGAGGCCGCCGTGCGTTTCGCCGGCCTGTCGATCAGCGACCTGTCGGGGGCGCGGGTTCTCGACGTCACCTCGAACTGGGTGCGCTGA
- a CDS encoding DUF7882 family protein, with protein METDMGKFIYDSATKVEFEDRLLAHLQTVIMSKVRRGESFTFTWKDDLSTGGGRTTVYIHPHASIQFKYHGSREPHINPAWLHALSFNANSTRGLYVVSEPDTIAHDLPRGNEMVFGEVIR; from the coding sequence ATGGAGACCGACATGGGCAAATTTATCTACGACTCGGCGACCAAGGTCGAGTTCGAGGACCGGCTGCTGGCTCATCTGCAAACCGTCATCATGTCGAAAGTGAGACGCGGCGAGTCGTTCACCTTCACCTGGAAAGACGACCTCTCCACCGGCGGCGGGCGTACGACCGTCTACATTCACCCGCACGCATCGATACAGTTCAAGTACCACGGCAGCCGAGAGCCGCACATCAATCCGGCCTGGCTGCACGCGCTCTCTTTCAACGCGAATTCGACGCGAGGCCTTTACGTCGTCTCGGAGCCCGACACGATCGCGCACGATCTGCCACGGGGCAACGAGATGGTGTTCGGCGAAGTCATCCGGTGA